TAGATAGACTCACTCAAATGTCAGCTTCGGAATACTTGGGAGTAACAGGAGTTGCGCTTCAGGTGGCGCGTGAGTTTTCATTTTGGGCTGAGTCTCTGTACGCCAAACAAAAAACAAATAATGTCTGAATGAGTTAGGACTTACCTCTCTCACTCTTATTCCTCCGTGTCCTCTGCGCCTCTGCGGTTTTTTACATAAAAAGAATAAAACCGCAGAGGACGCACCAGAGCGCAGAGAAAAAGAAAGGAGAAAGAATTTTGACAACACTTTAGGAGTTCTTCGCAATGGCAATTTCTAAAAATCCTTGGCTAAATCATCCTTTACACGGTAATCCCAATCCCGGAACCGACGCAAGTTTTGTTGAATATCTACGCTGGATGCGAATTTTGCGAGAAAATCCTGATGGGAATTCGCAAGTTAGCTTGGTCAATAATGGTGAAGTTCTAGAACTCTTGGATGAGTTACTAAGTCGTAGCGATTATAGCGATCGCTTGCTGCAACTTACAGAACGAACGCGACGAATGGCTGCAGTACACTTTGAAGTGAAAGCAACTTGGCGGGTTCGCGTGGGTGGAATGCGCGGTCCTGAGTCAATGTTGCTACCTGCTTTTGATGCTTTGGGAATACCTTATATCCCCAGTACAACCTTAAAAGGGGTGGCGCGAGAAATGGCGGAACGTGAACTGACCACTAAAGCACCTCGCGTAACTCCAGAACAAGTCCGGGATATTTTTGGTGAGATTGAACCTACGCCTTGTATGGGAAAGGTGATTTTTTTAGATGCGTACCCGTTACCGTTTGCAAAGACGGACGATGAAGACGAGATGGAAGGATTGGTACCTGATATGGCAAATTCTATCTGGACTTGGGATAGCGATCGCATTCCGCAGTACAGGGCGAATCCGAATGTCTTTTTATCACTTCGCAAACCCAGGTTTATAATTGGATTGCGTTTGGTCAGTGGAGCAGATTCTATTATTCTTGAACACGTACAGCGCTGGTTGTTTAAAGGGCTTGCTCAAGGTATCGGTTCTAGAGTGAATAGCGGTTACGGAACGTTTGAAATTGTTACTCAACAGGAACAACCAAAGAAGGCTAAAGAAATTCTCTCGGTAAGATTCCAACTGCGCGGACAATTAATTCATGGGAGACAGTATTTTAATAATTGGCAAGAAAAAAGAGAGAAATCTGAATGGAAACCTCCAGGTATCGCACAATCTGAGGTTCGTTCTCCTGCATTTCGTTCCATACTACGTTATTGGTTCCGGACGTTAGCATTGGGAGTATTAGACGCAAGCGTAGTTAAGGATTGGGAATTAGGAGTTTTTGGAGGTATCGACCCTGAAGCTAGGATGGGAATGTTTCAGTTAGAAATTCCTGATGGTAGAGTTGTACGCGATAACGCTAGCAAGAGAGACGAGGCGTGTGGATTTGCAACAGGGACTTTGATTGTACGACAATCACCCTTGTTTAAAAAATTGCTACCAGAGCAGCAAAATGCTCTTACCAATCTCTTAGCAAGTCTAACTTGGTTAGCATTTCACATGGGTGGTGTCGGTCAAGGAGCAAGACGACCTTGTTATTCCCGACAAGATAGAAATTCTGCTCCTTGGTGGCGTGGTTCGAGTGTTAAGTTAATCAGCTTAAATCAAGAGAATAAATATTGGCTTTGTCCGCCGCAGTTAGAAAATTTTCAGAATCGGTTTCGCAGTCGGTTGAATTACTTTTATACACATCTCTCAACATTAACAGGGTTAGTTTGCGATTCTACTCAACCTAGAACAGCAGACAATAATGGTAATTGGGCTGAAGCGATTGACAGCAATTGTCGTATTATCTGCATTCAAGGTAACATGATAGGCGGTAAACCCCCAGCTTTAGCATTATTGCATCAAGAAGCGAGAGGGGAAAACGGTTACGATCGCCAATTGTGCGGTTCAATTAACGAGCGATCGCCTATTTGGATTGCACGTGTTGGTAGTCCTTTCAGGGAGACAGGTTTTGACAATCAAGGTTTTGATGTTGTGACTATTTTTGGAGTTAACAATCCCCGTCGCCAACGCTATTTTGACAAGTTAAAGCAAAAACAAACACAAGCACAAATTTTTTAAGTATCAATCCTTCTTAATGATTATTTCGTCAAATAATCTGGTTGCGAATAACGACTTGAATCTAAATCGTTCTTAAGATTCTGCTTGAGCAATTTGCCGAACTTGTGCAAGGGTTAGCCCTAGTAAATCTGCTACCTCTTGTTGTGTCATCCCACGCGCTAACATTGGCGATACTAATTCCAATTTTAATGCTTCGCGACCTTCTTGACGACCTTCTTGGCGACCTTCTTGACGACCTTCTTGGCGACCTTCAGCTTTCGCTTCTTGATAAACTCTAGTTTGCTCTAAATCAATTCCCAACATGGCTTCTACCTCTACACGACTGAGATTAATGAATTTGTAAACGGCGATAGTTGTGATTACCTCTATTATGTCATCCTGCGGTAGAGTGCTTGGCTCAGAAGCCTTGACCCTTTCAATTAACTGTTTTGCTTGTGTGACCATTTGCTCTTCCGACGCTATGGTCAGTTGCAACAAGCTGATTGCAACTGGTTGCTCTTGGGGGTTACCTAACTCAGCCTGATTGATACTGGAAAAATAGTGTAGGGGTTGAGGAACTCTCTTTGCAAGTAACCCTTCAGGGGGGTATTCGTGCGATCGCCAAGTTTGTTATAAATTTACCCACCGACTTACTGAGGCGATCGCGAATTATTCTTCTGTATTTTCATTCTCAAAATTATCAAGCTCTAATGTATATTTTAATGCTTCTCTTAGCATCAATAAGTAATTAGGAGAAAGAGTCCCTAATTTTTTCATTAATCTCTGCTTATCAATAACAACAATTTGATAACAAAGCACTACAGATTCTTGTATTAAGCCACCTTCACCTACAGGTAAAACTATTGTACCTGGTACTTTAGCACGTCGTAAATTACTAGTTACAGGAACAACTACTACTGTTGTTGTGAATTGATCGAGTGTACTTCTTTGAACAATAATAATTGGTCGAATACCTCCTTGCTCTGAACCCCGACTCGGATTCAAATCTGCTAAATAAACATCTCCTCGCATCAAACTTTATCCTCTTTCTGAAGCAGGGGAAGATAATCGGCTAAAGCTGCTTGTGCAAAAGCTAAATCTTCCTCAGCAAATTCAGCTTTTAGCATCGCTGCTTCTTCATCAGAAATTGCATTCCATTGCTGAGTCAGTTTTTTCTGATGTAGAGAAATAGTGAAGTCTAAGACTTGCTCTTGCCAAGACACA
This genomic interval from Scytonema hofmannii PCC 7110 contains the following:
- a CDS encoding RAMP superfamily CRISPR-associated protein — translated: MAISKNPWLNHPLHGNPNPGTDASFVEYLRWMRILRENPDGNSQVSLVNNGEVLELLDELLSRSDYSDRLLQLTERTRRMAAVHFEVKATWRVRVGGMRGPESMLLPAFDALGIPYIPSTTLKGVAREMAERELTTKAPRVTPEQVRDIFGEIEPTPCMGKVIFLDAYPLPFAKTDDEDEMEGLVPDMANSIWTWDSDRIPQYRANPNVFLSLRKPRFIIGLRLVSGADSIILEHVQRWLFKGLAQGIGSRVNSGYGTFEIVTQQEQPKKAKEILSVRFQLRGQLIHGRQYFNNWQEKREKSEWKPPGIAQSEVRSPAFRSILRYWFRTLALGVLDASVVKDWELGVFGGIDPEARMGMFQLEIPDGRVVRDNASKRDEACGFATGTLIVRQSPLFKKLLPEQQNALTNLLASLTWLAFHMGGVGQGARRPCYSRQDRNSAPWWRGSSVKLISLNQENKYWLCPPQLENFQNRFRSRLNYFYTHLSTLTGLVCDSTQPRTADNNGNWAEAIDSNCRIICIQGNMIGGKPPALALLHQEARGENGYDRQLCGSINERSPIWIARVGSPFRETGFDNQGFDVVTIFGVNNPRRQRYFDKLKQKQTQAQIF
- a CDS encoding Rpn family recombination-promoting nuclease/putative transposase encodes the protein MLQLTIASEEQMVTQAKQLIERVKASEPSTLPQDDIIEVITTIAVYKFINLSRVEVEAMLGIDLEQTRVYQEAKAEGRQEGRQEGRQEGRQEGREALKLELVSPMLARGMTQQEVADLLGLTLAQVRQIAQAES
- a CDS encoding type II toxin-antitoxin system PemK/MazF family toxin gives rise to the protein MRGDVYLADLNPSRGSEQGGIRPIIIVQRSTLDQFTTTVVVVPVTSNLRRAKVPGTIVLPVGEGGLIQESVVLCYQIVVIDKQRLMKKLGTLSPNYLLMLREALKYTLELDNFENENTEE